CAGTTCTTCTACTTATGGTGATTCTACGGTGTTGCCGAAAGTGGAGGAAAATATTGGAAACCCTTTATCTCCTTATGCGGTGACTAAATTGGTGAATGAAATTTATGCGCAGGTTTTTAACCGCGTGTATGGCCTCAATACCATCGGACTGCGGTATTTCAATGTCTTCGGAAGAAGACAGGATCCGAACGGCGCGTATGCAGCAGTGATTCCAAAATTCACCATGCAACTCATGAATCATGAATCTCCTGTCATCAATGGTGACGGTAATTATTCCCGTGATTTCACCTATATCGATAATGTAGTGCAAATGAACCTGCGGGCCATAGAATCGGATAATCCGCACGCCCTCAACCAGGTCTATAATACCGCGGTTGGAGACCGGACCACCATTGCAGAAATGGCCGAAATGATCAAGAAATATCTGTCAGCCTACGATCCGAAAATTGCAGAGGTCGAAATTACCTACGGTCCGGTCCGAAACGGAGATATTCCACACTCGCTGGCTTCCATAGACAAAGCCAGAAGGTTGTTGAACTATGAACCTACCCATGTTTTCAGTGAAGGCCTAAAGGAAGCAGTAACCTGGTATTGGGAGCATCTCCGCGACATTACCAGCAATTAATTTTTTAATACAAAACATAGCGCATATCTTACTATGAAACATAAAATATCAGTTATAGGTCTTGGCTACGTAGGGCTCCCTTTAGCACGGCTCTTCGCTACAAAATATAATGTTGTTGGCTTCGACATTAATGCCAGAAGAATTCAGGAACTCAGACAGGGCACCGATGCGACCCTGGAAGTGGAAGACGATATCCTGCAGGCGGTTCTCAAAGAAAACAATTCCACGGAAAACGGACTCTATGTAAGCCATGACTTGGCCGACATTCAGGATGCCAATATCTATATCGTCACCGTGCCTACGCCGGTAGATAAAAACAATAAACCCGATCTTACACCCCTGTACAAAGCCAGTGAAACGGTGGGGGAAGTTTTGCAGAAAGGCGATGTGGTCATTTATGAATCTACCGTTTATCCGGGTGCCACAGAGGAAGAATGTATTCCGGTTTTGGAAAAAGTTTCAGGATTAAAGTTCAA
This DNA window, taken from Kaistella carnis, encodes the following:
- a CDS encoding SDR family oxidoreductase yields the protein MKNKTILVTGGAGFIGSNLCEALLEKNYQVRCLDNFATGKKENIAPFLEHPDFILIEGDIRDLETCQHACKGVDFVLHQAALGSVPRSINDPLTSNEVNVNGFLNMLKAAGDQQVQRFVYAASSSTYGDSTVLPKVEENIGNPLSPYAVTKLVNEIYAQVFNRVYGLNTIGLRYFNVFGRRQDPNGAYAAVIPKFTMQLMNHESPVINGDGNYSRDFTYIDNVVQMNLRAIESDNPHALNQVYNTAVGDRTTIAEMAEMIKKYLSAYDPKIAEVEITYGPVRNGDIPHSLASIDKARRLLNYEPTHVFSEGLKEAVTWYWEHLRDITSN